One region of Oryzias latipes chromosome 6, ASM223467v1 genomic DNA includes:
- the nudt7 gene encoding peroxisomal coenzyme A diphosphatase NUDT7, whose amino-acid sequence MQLKEKTIATLKQFDIGAKFSDLPVLPKASVLIPLFVRGDELHTLMTLRSEELRTSAGEVCFPGGKRDPGDRSDVDTALREAEEEIGLLPDDVLVVCTLFPIVNKSGLLVTPVVGFIDETFSPSPNPAEVSAVFSVPLGFFTREKDHFVAHSAPGMMGPLHSFHFWDPASGCLHHIWGLTAMLAILVATLALQKKPEFDVGFDLEDPQSFFQHLLHIKLSKL is encoded by the exons ATGCAGCTGAAAGAGAAGACGATTGCTACTTTGAAGCAGTTTGACATTGGAGCAAAGTTCTCAGACCTGCCGGTGTTGCCCAAAGCCTCCGTTCTCATTCCTTTATTTGTGAGAGGCGATGAGCTGCACACCCTGATGACTCTGCGCTCAGAAGAG CTGAGGACCAGCGCTGGGGAGGTGTGCTTCCCGGGTGGGAAGAGAGACCCCGGTGACCGCAGTGACGTGGACACCGCCCTgagagaggcagaggaggagatAGGGCTGCTTCCCGATGATGTTCTAGTGGTCTGCACTTTGTTTCCCATCGTCAACAAG AGCGGTCTGTTGGTGACCCCCGTTGTTGGCTTCATAGATGAAACTTTTAGCCCCTCCCCAAACCCAGCAGAGGTCAGTGCTGTGTTCAGCGTCCCACTGGGCTTCTTCACTCGAGAGAAGGACCACTTTGTGGCTCACAGTGCTCCTGGAATGATGGGCCCTTTGCATTCCTTTCATTTTTGGGACCCTGCTTCAGGATGCCTCCATCACATATGGGGACTGACAGCCATGCTGGCGATTTTAGTCGCCACCCTTGCACTTCAGAAGAAACCAGAGTTTGATGTTGGTTTTGACTTGGAAGATCCACAGTCCTTCTTCCAGCATCTTTTGCATATTAAACTTAGTAAACTTTGA